A window of the Chitinispirillum alkaliphilum genome harbors these coding sequences:
- a CDS encoding type VI secretion system protein ImpC: MAVEEKETQDNSVPTENCLDFIYQTMDLTVPQDAVDVMAYSDAAALAESKTNERIGAALSFFMDSVIQSGLTIDKIDKTVLDQIIADIDSKISDQLDEVLHHPDFQKMESAWRSLKFLVDRTDFRKNVKIDVLDMAKDELIEDFEDAAEIIQSGLYKQVYTDEYDTPGGEPYGVMISNYEFGSGPEDIGFLQNISKVAAACHCPFVGSVTPKFFGKDDIHDLPKIEDLHTFMDRSEFMRWNAFRKTEDSRYVGLTLPRFALRLPYGPDTIPVKEFNYTEKITGEDHNKYLWGNSSFAFAANMVRSFIDNGWCVQIRGPESGGKVEDLPVHFFDVGKGTQMKIPTEILIPETREFEFANEGFIPLSFYKNRNYACFFSANSSQRPQEYDDPIVTANMRVNSRLPYIFMVSRIAHYLKVIQRENIGTTKSQAVLQEELNNWIKGLVTEMPDPGPQLIATHPLKAAEVLVDAVPDNPGFFSVSLSVMPHFQIEGIDINLSLVSQMPKGK; encoded by the coding sequence ATGGCAGTAGAAGAAAAGGAAACACAGGACAATTCAGTGCCAACTGAAAATTGTCTGGACTTTATCTACCAGACAATGGATCTGACTGTTCCGCAGGATGCTGTAGATGTAATGGCCTACTCTGATGCAGCAGCACTTGCTGAGAGCAAAACCAATGAGAGAATCGGTGCTGCGCTGAGTTTCTTTATGGATAGTGTTATTCAGAGCGGTTTAACAATTGATAAGATTGACAAAACCGTTCTTGATCAGATCATTGCCGATATCGACAGTAAAATTTCTGATCAGCTTGATGAGGTGCTGCATCACCCTGATTTCCAGAAGATGGAGTCTGCCTGGAGAAGTTTGAAGTTTCTAGTTGATAGAACTGATTTCAGGAAAAACGTCAAAATCGATGTTCTTGACATGGCTAAAGATGAACTCATCGAGGATTTCGAGGATGCTGCTGAGATTATTCAGTCTGGCTTGTATAAGCAGGTATATACTGATGAATACGACACACCGGGTGGAGAGCCTTACGGTGTTATGATTTCCAACTATGAGTTTGGAAGCGGCCCAGAAGATATCGGGTTTTTGCAGAATATTTCTAAAGTCGCTGCCGCTTGTCATTGTCCTTTTGTTGGCTCTGTGACGCCAAAGTTTTTTGGGAAAGATGATATTCATGATCTCCCGAAAATAGAAGATTTACACACCTTCATGGACAGATCTGAATTCATGAGATGGAATGCATTCAGAAAAACTGAAGATTCCCGTTATGTAGGGCTTACACTGCCAAGATTTGCTCTGAGGCTCCCGTACGGTCCCGATACTATTCCGGTAAAGGAATTTAACTACACTGAGAAAATCACCGGAGAAGATCATAACAAATATCTCTGGGGTAACAGTTCATTTGCATTCGCTGCAAATATGGTCAGATCATTCATTGATAATGGATGGTGTGTTCAGATCCGTGGACCTGAGTCGGGCGGAAAGGTAGAGGACCTGCCGGTACATTTCTTTGATGTCGGAAAAGGTACTCAGATGAAAATTCCAACCGAAATACTTATTCCGGAAACAAGAGAGTTTGAATTTGCCAATGAAGGATTTATTCCGCTCTCTTTTTACAAAAACAGAAATTATGCATGTTTCTTTTCTGCAAACTCTTCACAGAGACCTCAGGAGTACGATGATCCCATTGTTACTGCTAATATGCGTGTTAATTCGAGATTGCCCTATATCTTTATGGTTTCACGGATTGCACACTATCTTAAAGTAATTCAAAGGGAAAATATCGGAACGACAAAGAGCCAGGCTGTACTGCAGGAAGAACTCAACAATTGGATCAAGGGCCTTGTAACAGAGATGCCCGATCCGGGACCACAGCTCATTGCAACCCATCCTCTCAAGGCTGCGGAAGTTCTGGTTGATGCTGTTCCGGATAATCCAGGTTTTTTCTCT